The following are encoded in a window of Trichocoleus sp. genomic DNA:
- the pdxA gene encoding 4-hydroxythreonine-4-phosphate dehydrogenase PdxA has protein sequence MEHSVNSSANSRPSLAIALGDPAGIGTEVVLKALSDLTIDQACRITLVGNRTLLQQSYDRLKTQLSAAVPNPDELSVLNVPLEKTVIDQIQSGIGNAASGEASFQFLETAIDKTLQGEFQAIVTAPIAKSAWKAAGHLYPGQTEFLAEKAGSSRFGMLFVARSPHTNWALRTLLATTHIPLRNVPDALTPDLLTRKLSLLIDSLHQDFGISHPRIAIAGLNPHSGEQGQLGREEIDWLMPWLEQMKIRFPQTTLEGLFPPDTLWVRPGLAWYGIANPNNDAHDAYLALYHDQGLIPVKLMAFDRAVNTTIGLPFIRTSPDHGTAFNIAGQGIADATSLKAAIELAIELAKSPTPLSLTSAP, from the coding sequence ATGGAACATTCAGTAAATTCTTCTGCAAATTCGCGTCCCTCGCTGGCAATTGCGCTGGGTGATCCGGCAGGAATTGGGACGGAAGTCGTTTTGAAGGCATTATCGGATTTGACGATCGATCAGGCTTGCCGCATCACGCTAGTTGGGAATCGGACGCTGTTGCAGCAAAGTTACGATCGCCTCAAGACCCAACTTTCCGCTGCTGTCCCCAATCCCGATGAACTTTCTGTGCTGAACGTTCCATTGGAAAAGACAGTAATTGATCAAATTCAATCAGGAATAGGCAACGCAGCAAGTGGCGAAGCGAGCTTTCAGTTTTTAGAAACTGCGATCGACAAAACCCTCCAGGGTGAATTTCAAGCCATTGTGACAGCACCCATCGCTAAATCTGCCTGGAAAGCCGCTGGACATCTCTACCCCGGGCAAACCGAATTCCTGGCGGAGAAAGCTGGCTCTAGCAGGTTTGGAATGCTATTTGTGGCACGATCGCCTCACACAAACTGGGCACTTCGCACGCTTTTAGCCACAACTCATATTCCACTGCGCAACGTTCCTGATGCCCTCACCCCAGACTTGCTGACCCGAAAGCTCAGTTTATTAATCGATTCCCTCCATCAAGACTTTGGAATTTCTCATCCTCGTATTGCGATCGCCGGACTTAATCCCCACAGTGGCGAACAGGGACAACTCGGGCGCGAAGAAATCGACTGGCTGATGCCCTGGCTAGAGCAAATGAAAATCCGCTTTCCTCAAACCACGCTGGAAGGACTGTTTCCACCAGATACCCTTTGGGTACGTCCGGGACTAGCCTGGTATGGCATAGCTAACCCGAATAACGATGCTCATGATGCTTATTTGGCTCTATATCACGACCAGGGCTTAATCCCGGTCAAGCTCATGGCATTCGATCGCGCCGTCAACACTACGATCGGCTTACCCTTTATCCGCACATCGCCTGATCACGGTACAGCCTTCAATATTGCGGGTCAAGGCATTGCGGATGCAACCAGTCTAAAAGCCGCCATCGAACTGGCGATCGAACTTGCTAAATCTCCCACTCCCTTATCCCTAACCTCTGCCCCCTGA
- the petM gene encoding cytochrome b6-f complex subunit PetM, protein MGSEIFSVAAMLFTLVLVGLSVGFLMLKVQGGEE, encoded by the coding sequence ATGGGCAGTGAGATCTTTAGTGTTGCAGCAATGCTTTTCACGCTGGTTTTAGTTGGTTTGAGCGTTGGCTTCTTGATGCTCAAAGTCCAGGGTGGCGAAGAATAA
- a CDS encoding metalloregulator ArsR/SmtB family transcription factor: protein MDLDSASLPTAQSPSCEVHHPVDLLNMRQLHREVLSVEKAQRMAEFFGLLGDANRLRIVSALAKQELCVCDLAAIVKMSESAVSHQLRVLRSVRLVSYRKQGRNVFYYLKDSHVLNLYREVAEHLDEPEEA, encoded by the coding sequence ATGGATTTGGATTCCGCCTCATTACCAACTGCCCAATCGCCCAGCTGCGAAGTTCACCACCCGGTTGATCTGCTGAATATGCGTCAGCTGCATCGGGAAGTGTTGAGCGTAGAGAAGGCTCAGCGAATGGCAGAATTTTTTGGCTTATTGGGGGATGCAAACCGTCTGCGAATTGTCTCAGCCTTGGCAAAGCAAGAACTTTGCGTCTGTGATTTGGCAGCGATCGTCAAAATGAGCGAGTCAGCCGTTTCGCATCAGCTGCGGGTACTTCGCTCAGTGCGTTTGGTCAGCTACCGCAAGCAAGGACGAAACGTGTTTTATTATTTGAAGGACAGCCACGTACTCAATCTATATCGAGAGGTGGCTGAACATTTAGACGAACCCGAAGAAGCGTAA
- a CDS encoding SDR family oxidoreductase, which translates to MTLLVVGATGTLGRQVIRRALDEGYQVRCLVRSPRKASFLKEWGAELVRGDLCEPETLTEALEGITAVIDAATTRPTDSLSMKQVDWEGKVALIQAAKAAGVERFIFFSILNAEKFPQVPLMEIKRCTELFLAESGLNYTILKPCGFMQGLIGQYAIPVLEKQAVWVMGESAPIAYMDTQDIAKFAVQALKVPETSNRTFPVVGQKAWGAYEIIKLCERLSGKEAKVTRMPIGILHAVERTARFFQWGWNLADRLAFTEVIATGQPLITSMDETYATFGIDPQEITTLEAYMQEYFGRIMKKLKEIEYEREKAKEKAKKKRSPFKSPTK; encoded by the coding sequence ATGACCCTACTCGTTGTTGGTGCTACAGGCACTTTAGGAAGACAGGTGATACGTCGTGCCCTAGATGAGGGATATCAGGTGCGATGCTTGGTGCGAAGTCCTCGGAAAGCTTCCTTTTTGAAGGAGTGGGGTGCAGAGCTAGTTCGGGGAGACTTATGTGAACCCGAAACCCTCACCGAGGCGCTGGAAGGCATAACAGCAGTGATTGATGCTGCAACAACTCGACCAACTGATTCACTCAGCATGAAGCAGGTGGACTGGGAAGGCAAGGTGGCTTTGATTCAGGCAGCAAAAGCGGCTGGTGTAGAGCGGTTCATCTTCTTCTCCATTCTCAACGCCGAGAAATTTCCCCAAGTGCCGCTGATGGAAATCAAGCGATGCACCGAGCTATTTTTAGCGGAATCTGGCTTAAACTACACCATTCTCAAGCCCTGTGGTTTTATGCAAGGGTTGATTGGTCAATATGCAATTCCGGTTTTAGAGAAGCAGGCAGTTTGGGTGATGGGAGAGAGTGCGCCGATCGCCTACATGGACACACAAGACATCGCAAAGTTTGCAGTTCAAGCTCTCAAAGTTCCTGAAACTAGCAATCGTACTTTTCCGGTAGTTGGGCAGAAAGCCTGGGGAGCCTACGAAATTATCAAGCTCTGTGAAAGGCTGTCAGGCAAAGAAGCAAAAGTGACCCGGATGCCGATCGGCATTCTCCACGCGGTTGAACGAACAGCACGGTTTTTTCAGTGGGGCTGGAACCTTGCCGATCGTCTTGCCTTTACTGAGGTTATTGCCACCGGGCAGCCTTTAATTACCTCAATGGATGAGACTTATGCCACTTTTGGCATTGATCCGCAGGAAATTACAACGCTGGAAGCCTATATGCAAGAGTATTTCGGCCGCATTATGAAGAAGCTGAAAGAAATTGAATATGAGCGGGAAAAGGCAAAGGAAAAAGCAAAGAAAAAGCGCAGCCCCTTTAAATCACCAACCAAATAG
- a CDS encoding M23 family metallopeptidase: MMQKKVKHLGKLFLLAGVSLCSLVVLETGEKMVKALDLNSLPIPSFLSSPLPSPLPQSKTLAPVAPSAQSNTLDFGVRSTTDHSQTVARNIGTANDPQQPVSQINPIQVATGNWFGASFPVENFQAYTSPFGYRNSATGGYTQEFHYGLDMAAPEGSYVRNWWAGKIVEVTDDTNCGTSVVVESGHWTHIYCHMQGHVEEDQNGRYMLDREGGLQIQVGQPIAAGARIGRVGMTGRTTGPHLHWGLKYDSNWVDPALVLRAMYSNQQQAARASAQ, from the coding sequence ATGATGCAGAAAAAAGTGAAACATTTAGGCAAGCTCTTTCTCCTGGCAGGCGTTAGTTTATGTAGCCTGGTTGTCCTCGAAACGGGAGAAAAAATGGTCAAAGCACTGGATCTGAATAGTCTGCCCATTCCCAGTTTCCTGTCATCTCCCCTACCGAGTCCATTGCCGCAATCCAAGACACTTGCGCCAGTCGCGCCATCCGCTCAAAGCAACACGCTTGACTTCGGAGTTCGATCGACAACTGACCATTCTCAGACTGTGGCACGCAATATTGGTACTGCAAATGATCCGCAGCAGCCAGTTTCTCAAATCAATCCGATTCAGGTCGCAACAGGGAACTGGTTTGGTGCGTCCTTCCCAGTAGAAAATTTTCAGGCATATACCTCGCCCTTCGGCTATCGCAATTCAGCAACAGGTGGCTATACTCAAGAGTTTCACTACGGTCTTGATATGGCAGCTCCAGAAGGCAGCTATGTGCGGAACTGGTGGGCAGGAAAAATTGTTGAAGTCACAGATGACACCAACTGCGGTACATCTGTTGTTGTGGAGTCAGGTCACTGGACGCATATTTATTGCCACATGCAGGGTCACGTTGAGGAAGACCAGAATGGGCGCTATATGCTCGATCGCGAAGGTGGGCTGCAAATCCAGGTGGGTCAGCCGATTGCAGCAGGAGCAAGAATTGGGAGAGTTGGCATGACCGGACGGACAACCGGACCACACCTGCATTGGGGCTTAAAGTATGATAGCAACTGGGTTGACCCGGCTTTAGTCCTCCGTGCGATGTACTCAAACCAGCAGCAGGCAGCAAGAGCATCCGCGCAATAG
- a CDS encoding GAF domain-containing protein, producing the protein MAFSQANLKGGLSDRVQELPLERFRELLEQITGEFQHFLQAIDLINNEALETLLEQILEAFTLKIGQLLDADRTTIFLVDEEKEQLWSRIAHGADGKPLDIRLPLKTGIAGYVAATGKCLNIADAYGHPMFNQEVDRETGYVTRNILCMPIFSGKKQVVAVVQLLNKKTGTAFDQRDEYLFREFAASMGIILESCNSFYIAARNQRGVAALLKATSCLGQSLDLEKTLRVVMEEARNLMQADRSTLFLVDRQVGQLWSKVAKADGQTMMEIRIPADRGIAGYVASTRQTLNIPDAYADPRFDSTVDRKTGYVTRNILCMPVYNSESELIGVTQLINKHQGTFTASDEEFMRAFNIQAGVALENAQLFQTVLLEKQYQKDILESLSDAVISTDMQGRIVTINDAALQLLGCPNVVEQGRVALERCSTSLVGRLVWEVVPIEALQVRLKESLEHGKRQYLPEQSLIFGVPLWNSSELERGAIERSINLTVNPLRNPAGEVRGGLVVLEDISQEKRMKATMYRYMTPGVAERVMALGEDGLMEGERKEVTILFSDIRGYTSLTEKMEAAEVVSLLNNYFETMVEAVFNFEGTLDKFIGDALMAVFGAPLPLENHAWMSVQSALDMRRRLAEFNRKRQHSGHVPIRVGIGISSGEVVSGNIGSQKRMDYTVIGDGVDISSRLEGVTKEYGCDIILSEFTYNLCKDKIWVRELDCIRVKGKTKPVVIYELLDDRQHPLDSMMQEFLELYQAGRMAYTDGAFGQAIRYFQQAQRLRSDDRAIEVHLERSKTYLMSPPPADWDGVYTMLNK; encoded by the coding sequence ATGGCTTTCTCGCAGGCCAACCTCAAAGGCGGGTTGAGCGATCGAGTGCAGGAACTTCCGCTAGAGCGCTTCCGGGAGCTTTTAGAGCAAATTACAGGCGAATTTCAGCACTTTCTCCAGGCGATCGATCTAATCAACAACGAAGCTCTGGAAACGCTGCTTGAGCAGATTTTGGAAGCTTTCACGCTCAAGATTGGGCAACTGTTGGATGCCGATCGCACCACGATTTTCCTGGTAGATGAAGAAAAAGAGCAGCTCTGGTCAAGAATTGCTCATGGCGCGGATGGAAAACCGCTGGATATTCGGCTGCCGCTCAAAACGGGAATTGCAGGATATGTAGCCGCGACCGGAAAGTGTTTGAACATTGCCGATGCTTATGGTCATCCGATGTTTAATCAGGAGGTCGATCGAGAGACTGGCTATGTGACGCGCAACATTCTCTGTATGCCCATTTTCAGTGGCAAGAAGCAGGTTGTGGCAGTTGTGCAATTGCTCAACAAAAAGACAGGTACAGCCTTTGATCAGCGGGACGAATACCTGTTTCGAGAATTTGCTGCCTCAATGGGGATTATTCTAGAAAGCTGTAACTCTTTCTATATTGCCGCCCGTAATCAGCGAGGCGTTGCGGCATTGCTCAAAGCTACTTCCTGCCTGGGGCAGAGCCTCGACCTGGAAAAAACGCTGCGTGTGGTGATGGAAGAAGCCCGAAATTTGATGCAGGCAGACCGCAGTACGCTCTTTCTGGTTGATCGCCAAGTGGGGCAACTCTGGTCGAAGGTGGCGAAGGCAGATGGGCAGACGATGATGGAAATTCGGATTCCTGCCGATCGCGGGATTGCCGGGTATGTGGCTTCGACGCGTCAAACGCTGAACATTCCCGATGCCTATGCCGACCCGCGTTTTGATTCCACTGTCGATCGCAAAACGGGCTATGTAACTCGCAATATTCTTTGTATGCCAGTCTACAACTCCGAGAGTGAGTTAATTGGCGTGACGCAGCTCATCAACAAACATCAGGGTACGTTTACCGCTTCCGATGAAGAGTTTATGCGAGCGTTTAACATCCAGGCAGGGGTAGCGCTGGAGAATGCTCAACTGTTTCAAACGGTATTACTGGAAAAGCAGTATCAAAAAGACATTCTCGAAAGTCTCTCGGATGCGGTGATCTCAACGGATATGCAGGGCAGGATTGTCACGATCAATGATGCAGCCCTGCAACTGTTAGGCTGCCCCAATGTGGTAGAACAGGGGCGAGTTGCGTTGGAAAGATGCTCTACATCGCTGGTTGGTCGCCTGGTTTGGGAAGTTGTGCCGATCGAGGCATTGCAGGTAAGACTGAAAGAGAGCTTGGAGCATGGGAAGCGGCAGTATTTGCCAGAGCAAAGTTTGATTTTTGGTGTGCCTTTGTGGAATAGCTCAGAGTTGGAAAGAGGGGCGATCGAACGCAGCATTAATCTGACGGTGAATCCGCTCCGTAACCCAGCAGGTGAAGTGCGAGGTGGATTAGTGGTTCTGGAAGATATCAGCCAGGAAAAACGGATGAAAGCCACAATGTATCGCTATATGACACCGGGAGTAGCGGAGCGAGTCATGGCGCTGGGTGAAGATGGCTTGATGGAAGGCGAACGCAAAGAAGTTACGATTCTCTTCTCTGATATTCGGGGTTATACGTCACTGACCGAAAAGATGGAGGCGGCAGAAGTCGTTTCGCTGCTCAACAATTATTTTGAAACGATGGTGGAGGCAGTCTTCAACTTTGAAGGCACACTCGACAAATTCATTGGTGATGCACTAATGGCAGTCTTTGGTGCACCCCTGCCGCTCGAAAATCATGCTTGGATGTCGGTACAGTCTGCCTTAGATATGCGCCGACGTTTGGCTGAGTTTAATCGAAAACGGCAGCACAGCGGCCATGTCCCCATTCGAGTTGGAATTGGCATTAGTTCGGGCGAAGTTGTCTCTGGAAACATTGGCTCCCAAAAACGGATGGACTATACCGTAATTGGGGATGGCGTTGATATTAGCTCTCGCTTGGAAGGAGTCACAAAGGAATACGGCTGCGACATCATTTTGAGCGAGTTTACCTATAACCTCTGCAAAGACAAAATTTGGGTTCGCGAACTCGATTGCATCCGGGTCAAAGGCAAAACCAAGCCAGTAGTAATTTATGAACTGCTGGACGATCGCCAACACCCGCTCGATTCGATGATGCAAGAATTTCTGGAGCTTTATCAGGCGGGTCGAATGGCTTACACCGACGGGGCATTTGGGCAAGCGATCCGGTACTTCCAGCAGGCACAACGGCTGCGAAGCGACGATCGAGCGATCGAGGTGCATCTAGAGCGATCAAAAACCTATTTGATGAGCCCCCCACCTGCTGATTGGGATGGAGTGTATACGATGCTGAACAAGTAG
- a CDS encoding ATP-binding protein: MRNTGLAEHSLAEYGLADIGESLMAPAKILIVEDETIIAMGIEQSLQEAGYEICGLCNTGEKALDALAALQPDLVLMDIRLAGTLDGVETADRVRKICQLPVVFLTAMNDSSTLKRAKLAEPFGYVIKPCDDYELVAAIEIALARHKAETAIRCALDREKELRDLKSRFVSILSHEFRNPLSSIFLTQELLKIQGRTCTEEKFTNYCDRIGDAVSEMNHLIDEILTIAETEATNFEFCPAPVNLLEFCKLVLENFYGKAGAFHYLHFTYEDYDENRFPLLDTKLLNHILTNLLSNAIKYSPQGGTVILSLRCTNQSIEFQVSDQGIGIPPEAQERLFEAFQRAHNVGTIRGSGLGLAIVKQCVELHRGEIQVFSDMGIGTTFVVRVPLHYSLAQKLGEAQSSV; encoded by the coding sequence TTGCGTAACACTGGCTTAGCAGAACATAGCTTGGCAGAATATGGCTTAGCAGATATAGGAGAAAGCTTGATGGCACCTGCAAAAATCCTCATTGTTGAGGATGAGACAATTATTGCCATGGGAATTGAGCAAAGCTTGCAAGAGGCAGGCTATGAGATTTGTGGGCTTTGCAATACAGGTGAAAAAGCGTTAGATGCCCTTGCTGCTCTTCAGCCTGATTTAGTCTTAATGGATATTCGTTTGGCAGGCACTTTAGATGGCGTCGAGACTGCCGATCGAGTTCGCAAAATCTGTCAGTTGCCAGTGGTATTTTTAACGGCAATGAACGATTCATCGACGCTTAAACGTGCCAAACTTGCCGAGCCTTTCGGCTATGTCATTAAGCCCTGTGATGACTATGAGTTGGTTGCAGCCATTGAAATCGCTCTAGCCCGCCACAAAGCTGAAACGGCAATCCGCTGTGCCCTGGATCGAGAAAAAGAGTTGCGTGATCTGAAGTCTCGTTTTGTCTCAATTCTGTCGCATGAGTTCCGCAATCCGCTTAGCTCAATTTTTCTGACGCAAGAGCTACTCAAAATTCAAGGTAGAACCTGCACCGAGGAGAAGTTTACGAACTACTGCGATCGGATTGGGGATGCCGTCAGTGAAATGAATCACTTGATTGATGAAATATTGACCATTGCAGAAACAGAAGCAACGAATTTTGAGTTTTGCCCTGCTCCAGTCAATCTGCTGGAGTTCTGTAAGCTGGTGCTGGAAAATTTTTATGGAAAAGCTGGAGCATTCCACTATCTCCACTTTACCTATGAGGACTACGATGAAAATCGGTTTCCGCTGCTGGATACAAAGCTGCTGAACCACATCCTGACGAATCTTCTATCGAATGCCATTAAATATTCTCCGCAAGGGGGTACAGTCATTCTCAGCCTCCGCTGTACAAACCAAAGCATTGAGTTTCAGGTAAGCGACCAGGGGATTGGCATTCCGCCAGAAGCCCAAGAACGCCTTTTTGAAGCCTTCCAACGGGCACACAATGTAGGCACAATTCGGGGGTCTGGTTTGGGATTAGCGATCGTGAAGCAGTGCGTCGAGCTTCATAGAGGCGAAATTCAGGTTTTTAGTGACATGGGGATTGGGACAACGTTTGTTGTTCGTGTGCCTTTGCACTACTCCCTTGCTCAGAAGCTTGGAGAAGCACAATCATCTGTTTAA
- a CDS encoding Ycf66 family protein, whose protein sequence is MLAYLLALAVGFGSFSLYLAAFFFPEVHRKYDLAWSGVGMFYALVLWVCAGRITGGVLLGQVASVSLIGWFGWQTLKLRRVQTPIDLQTQLPPEATSSSEVVQLTAKQLRQDLRQSANTSSLLANLDRFVDLVAALITAVQSWISAFVSTTLSTQTGTVQEGGAQTRSNPDPSPSPPATAPKTPIASPVNETPPATSSPSSQITPPSIEITTVRIEVDGLEGGLDKRLDKNGTKDDRLNSGVKSNSSEIAQSLYEEPDAEWDELEIEDDPDMDTIDGALLDGMGSMTEPSMMPEGWRHRSNPTEPKRD, encoded by the coding sequence ATGCTCGCCTATCTGTTAGCTCTCGCTGTTGGGTTTGGTAGTTTCAGCCTCTACCTGGCTGCTTTCTTCTTTCCAGAAGTTCATCGTAAGTATGATCTGGCTTGGAGCGGAGTCGGGATGTTTTATGCACTCGTGCTGTGGGTTTGTGCCGGACGCATCACTGGAGGGGTGCTGTTGGGGCAAGTTGCCAGCGTTTCATTGATTGGTTGGTTTGGCTGGCAAACGCTGAAACTTCGTCGAGTTCAAACGCCAATTGACCTGCAAACTCAACTGCCGCCTGAAGCAACTTCATCCAGTGAGGTTGTTCAATTAACTGCAAAACAACTGCGGCAGGACTTACGCCAGAGTGCGAATACTTCTTCCCTGCTTGCCAATCTCGATCGATTTGTTGATTTGGTTGCGGCATTGATCACAGCAGTTCAAAGCTGGATTAGTGCCTTTGTCAGTACGACCCTGAGTACTCAGACAGGCACTGTTCAAGAAGGCGGTGCTCAAACTCGCTCAAATCCTGATCCAAGTCCTTCTCCGCCTGCAACAGCCCCTAAAACGCCGATCGCCTCACCCGTAAACGAAACCCCGCCTGCAACCAGTTCTCCCAGCAGTCAAATCACCCCACCTTCGATCGAAATTACGACCGTCCGTATCGAAGTTGATGGGCTAGAGGGTGGACTGGACAAAAGGTTAGACAAAAATGGCACAAAAGACGATCGATTGAACTCTGGTGTCAAAAGCAATTCCAGTGAGATAGCGCAAAGCCTCTATGAGGAGCCGGATGCAGAATGGGATGAACTTGAGATCGAAGATGACCCAGATATGGACACGATCGATGGTGCCCTACTCGACGGCATGGGCAGCATGACAGAACCGAGCATGATGCCAGAAGGATGGAGGCATCGATCGAACCCGACAGAGCCAAAGCGGGATTGA
- a CDS encoding Crp/Fnr family transcriptional regulator, which produces MFNASALEADSLPDLRQLLEELYRGRNLQPYRSGQPIRMLPDEILIVCRGVVQLGTLYDTGDEALLGLACPSMPFGLPLSVIRPYQAVALSDVDLMRLRVVEVEQSPMLTQGVFRHLTRRLQQTEAILAMVGYRRVEERLRHLLVLLKQEVGQPTPQGTRLGVRLTHQQLANAIGTTRVTVTRLLSQLQAEGWLIVDGARHIILPPHASVS; this is translated from the coding sequence ATGTTTAACGCCTCAGCCCTGGAAGCGGATTCACTCCCCGATCTACGTCAACTGCTAGAGGAGTTGTATCGAGGGCGAAACTTACAGCCTTATCGGAGCGGGCAGCCCATTCGAATGTTGCCTGATGAAATTCTCATTGTATGCCGGGGTGTGGTGCAGCTAGGGACGCTCTACGATACTGGAGATGAGGCTTTACTAGGCTTGGCTTGCCCTTCAATGCCGTTTGGCTTGCCGCTGTCAGTGATTCGCCCCTACCAAGCGGTTGCGCTCAGTGATGTAGACTTGATGCGGCTGCGAGTCGTTGAGGTAGAACAGTCGCCGATGCTAACACAAGGAGTCTTCCGTCACCTTACCCGTCGCCTGCAACAAACAGAGGCAATTTTGGCAATGGTGGGCTACCGCCGGGTTGAAGAGCGGCTGCGTCATTTGCTCGTTTTGCTAAAGCAGGAAGTTGGACAGCCCACCCCCCAAGGCACGCGACTGGGCGTCAGGCTAACCCACCAGCAGTTGGCAAACGCGATCGGCACAACTCGCGTTACAGTAACTCGTTTGTTAAGTCAGCTTCAGGCAGAAGGTTGGCTAATCGTGGATGGGGCACGTCACATTATCCTGCCGCCTCATGCTTCTGTTTCTTAG
- a CDS encoding anthranilate synthase component I family protein, translated as MTFPDFEQFTALAQQGNFVPVYQEWVADLDTPVSAWYKVCAGQPYSFLLESIEGGERIGRYSLLGCDPVWTLEAKGDRTVQTYRNGATRTFEGDPFTALSLCLKPYHPVTLPQLPPGIGGLFGFWGYELINWIEPRVPIYSAQETDLPDGLWMQIDHLLIFDQVRRKIWAVAYADLRDPDTDLQQAYQQACAQVNQMVEKLQLPLARQDTILKWTSPQQRGQAAESRRQSPEFQYSSNFTKEQFCQSVERAKEHIRAGDIFQVVISQRLEAEYSGDPFALYRSLRLVNPSPYMAYFHFRDWQIIGSSPEVMVKAERSLGKDAPIVATVRPIAGTRPRGKTPQADLAYANDLLQDPKEIAEHVMLVDLGRNDLGRVCANGTVSVDELMVIERYSHVMHIVSNVVGKLAPGKTAWELLKACFPAGTVSGAPKIRAMEIIHNLEPCRRGVYSGSYGYYDFEGQLNTAIAIRTMVVRSRADGKHTVTVQAGAGLVADSEPEREYEETLNKARGMLEAIGSLE; from the coding sequence ATGACTTTTCCTGACTTCGAGCAATTCACAGCACTCGCTCAGCAAGGCAATTTTGTACCTGTCTATCAGGAATGGGTTGCAGACCTGGATACGCCCGTCTCCGCCTGGTATAAGGTCTGTGCCGGACAGCCCTACAGCTTTTTGCTGGAATCGATCGAGGGGGGCGAAAGAATTGGACGCTATAGCTTGCTCGGCTGCGATCCGGTTTGGACACTGGAAGCAAAAGGCGATCGAACGGTGCAAACCTATCGCAATGGTGCAACCCGCACGTTTGAGGGCGACCCCTTTACGGCACTCAGCCTCTGTCTGAAGCCTTACCATCCAGTCACCCTACCTCAGCTTCCTCCCGGAATTGGCGGGCTTTTTGGCTTCTGGGGCTATGAGTTGATCAATTGGATCGAGCCACGTGTGCCTATCTATTCGGCTCAAGAAACCGATTTGCCTGATGGACTATGGATGCAAATTGACCACCTGTTAATTTTTGACCAGGTGCGCCGTAAGATTTGGGCGGTCGCTTATGCTGATCTACGTGATCCTGATACAGACCTGCAGCAGGCATATCAGCAGGCTTGCGCTCAGGTCAATCAAATGGTTGAAAAGCTACAGTTGCCCCTGGCAAGACAAGACACGATCTTGAAATGGACTTCGCCTCAGCAGCGAGGGCAGGCAGCAGAGAGCAGAAGACAGAGCCCAGAGTTTCAGTACAGCAGCAATTTTACGAAAGAGCAGTTTTGCCAAAGCGTGGAACGAGCCAAGGAACATATCCGGGCTGGAGACATCTTTCAAGTCGTGATTTCTCAGCGATTGGAGGCTGAATATAGCGGCGACCCATTCGCTTTGTATCGATCGCTGCGCTTGGTCAATCCTTCCCCCTATATGGCATATTTTCACTTCCGCGACTGGCAAATTATTGGTTCCAGTCCAGAAGTCATGGTCAAGGCAGAACGATCCTTAGGAAAAGATGCGCCGATTGTTGCAACAGTCCGACCGATCGCCGGAACCCGCCCTCGCGGAAAAACCCCGCAAGCAGATCTTGCTTATGCCAATGACCTGCTGCAAGACCCAAAAGAAATTGCTGAACACGTGATGCTCGTAGACCTGGGGCGCAACGATTTGGGACGTGTCTGTGCGAATGGTACGGTCAGCGTTGATGAGCTAATGGTGATTGAACGCTACTCGCACGTGATGCATATTGTTAGCAACGTAGTTGGCAAGCTGGCTCCGGGCAAAACTGCCTGGGAACTCCTCAAAGCCTGCTTCCCCGCCGGAACGGTGAGCGGTGCACCCAAAATTCGGGCAATGGAGATTATTCATAACCTGGAACCCTGCCGTCGAGGGGTTTATTCTGGTTCCTATGGCTATTACGACTTTGAAGGACAACTGAACACAGCGATCGCCATTCGCACGATGGTTGTCCGAAGTCGAGCAGATGGCAAGCATACTGTCACCGTACAGGCAGGCGCAGGGCTAGTCGCAGACTCTGAACCAGAACGCGAGTACGAAGAAACCCTCAACAAAGCGCGAGGCATGTTAGAGGCAATCGGCTCTTTAGAGTAG